One segment of Pseudanabaena sp. PCC 6802 DNA contains the following:
- a CDS encoding addiction module antidote protein: MSNYRTLSEVTEEYLRKHPDEIDNYITVLFDEYAESGDAAALLSSLRIVSRVKGVSQIADMTGLSRKGVQKALSENGNPQFSSISAILQAMGYRLMPQKLPSYD; the protein is encoded by the coding sequence GTGAGCAACTATAGAACTCTTAGTGAGGTGACTGAAGAATACCTCCGCAAGCATCCTGATGAGATAGACAATTACATCACCGTGCTATTTGACGAATATGCAGAAAGTGGCGATGCCGCTGCTCTACTGTCATCTCTGCGAATTGTCAGCCGCGTTAAGGGCGTGAGCCAGATTGCTGATATGACGGGATTGAGCCGTAAAGGAGTGCAAAAAGCCCTTTCGGAAAACGGGAATCCTCAATTCAGCAGCATCAGTGCCATCCTTCAGGCAATGGGTTACCGCCTCATGCCACAAAAGTTACCGTCTTACGATTAG
- a CDS encoding ABC transporter ATP-binding protein — MATEELAVRTSGLTKQFEQQTAVNNVTLNIANGEVYGLIGPNGAGKTTLIRMLAAAEEPTNGEIYIGGERFLRGEANPHLKRKLGFLPDDFPLYDDLTVWDYLDYFARLYHLQGTHRIQRLHQVIELVSLGNKRDSLIATLSRGMKQRLSLARTIIHSPTLLLLDEPVSGLDPIARVEFRNIIKGLQAEGMTILISSHILSDLAEMCSSIGIMELGRMVESSRLHDLYERQGRQQIVISSLDKASILESALRSQPHVANCEVLDGINGVRIDFTGDLEACAALLRSLIESGVPITEFRRTQESLEAIFLKLGYKQTT; from the coding sequence ATGGCAACAGAAGAACTAGCGGTGCGGACGAGCGGTCTGACCAAACAATTCGAGCAACAGACCGCTGTTAATAATGTTACTTTAAATATCGCCAACGGTGAAGTCTACGGTCTAATCGGGCCGAACGGTGCGGGTAAAACGACTTTGATTCGGATGTTAGCCGCCGCTGAGGAACCGACTAATGGCGAAATTTACATTGGTGGGGAGCGCTTCTTGCGGGGAGAAGCTAACCCACATCTCAAACGCAAGCTCGGCTTTTTACCAGATGATTTTCCTCTTTACGACGATCTAACGGTCTGGGACTACCTCGACTATTTTGCGCGGCTGTATCACCTGCAAGGAACGCATCGCATCCAGCGCTTACATCAAGTCATCGAGTTGGTTAGCCTGGGCAATAAGCGCGACAGTCTCATCGCCACCCTATCGCGGGGCATGAAACAACGCCTCAGCCTGGCACGAACGATTATCCACTCGCCCACCTTATTACTACTCGACGAGCCAGTTTCAGGCTTAGACCCGATCGCCCGCGTTGAGTTTCGCAATATTATCAAAGGTCTTCAGGCTGAGGGCATGACCATTCTGATCTCATCCCACATCCTGAGCGACCTCGCAGAGATGTGTAGCTCCATTGGCATTATGGAGTTGGGACGCATGGTAGAAAGCTCTCGCCTGCACGATCTGTACGAACGACAGGGGCGGCAACAGATTGTCATCTCATCCTTGGATAAAGCATCAATTTTAGAATCTGCTCTGCGATCGCAACCCCACGTTGCGAACTGCGAGGTTTTAGATGGCATTAACGGAGTTAGGATCGATTTCACTGGCGATTTGGAAGCATGTGCTGCCTTATTGCGATCGCTAATTGAATCAGGCGTTCCCATTACCGAATTTCGTCGCACCCAGGAAAGCCTGGAAGCAATCTTCCTCAAGCTCGGCTACAAACAAACAACTTAA
- a CDS encoding ABC transporter ATP-binding protein gives MTQNRYRWDRAYPEPQIPPGVVFHVRGITKVYRMGEVEVHALRSLDLDLYEGEFMVLLGPSGSGKSTLLNILGGLDIPTSGQIWFRQHDLTHASDIELTRFRRNCVGFIFQFYNLIPSLTARENVALVTDIVANPMPPEAALEIVGLGDRLDRFPAQLSGGEQQRVAIARAIAKRPEVLLCDEPTGALDYTTGKLVLEALAQVNQELGTTTAVITHNAGIAAMADRVVTMRSGEIIRIQRNAQKVSPAELEW, from the coding sequence ATGACACAGAATCGCTATCGCTGGGATCGCGCTTATCCAGAGCCTCAAATACCTCCTGGTGTTGTGTTTCACGTTCGCGGCATTACCAAAGTTTATCGAATGGGCGAAGTCGAAGTTCATGCTTTGCGATCGCTAGACCTCGATCTCTACGAAGGCGAATTTATGGTGTTGTTGGGGCCGTCGGGCAGCGGCAAATCGACTCTGCTTAATATTTTGGGCGGACTCGATATCCCCACTAGCGGGCAAATTTGGTTTCGCCAGCACGATCTGACCCACGCCAGCGATATCGAGCTGACACGCTTCCGTCGCAATTGTGTGGGCTTCATTTTTCAGTTCTACAATCTGATTCCCAGTCTCACTGCCCGCGAAAACGTGGCGCTGGTGACGGATATTGTTGCCAATCCCATGCCTCCAGAAGCTGCCCTAGAGATTGTGGGATTGGGCGATCGCCTCGATCGTTTTCCGGCGCAGCTATCGGGTGGCGAGCAACAACGGGTGGCGATCGCCCGCGCCATTGCCAAGCGTCCAGAAGTGTTGCTGTGCGACGAGCCTACGGGCGCGCTGGATTACACCACTGGCAAATTAGTTTTGGAAGCGCTAGCGCAGGTAAATCAAGAATTGGGAACGACGACTGCCGTGATTACTCACAATGCGGGCATTGCTGCCATGGCCGATCGGGTGGTAACGATGCGCAGCGGTGAAATTATCCGCATTCAGCGCAATGCCCAAAAAGTGTCGCCTGCAGAATTGGAGTGGTAA
- the glgA gene encoding glycogen synthase GlgA — protein sequence MYIVQIASECAPVIKAGGLGDVVYGLSRELGIRGHGVEIILPKYDCMRYDHIWGLHDAYQNLVVPWYGAAITCSVHCGWVHGLQCFFIDPHSNDLFFNRGYYYGGQDDQMRFAFFSKAALEFLLQTGKRPDIIHCHDWQTGLIPVMLYEMYRYYGMENQRVCYTIHNFKHQGIAGVDVLWATGLNREPYYFAQDRLGDNFNPFALNFMKGGIVYSNFINTVSPHHAWEARYSDVGCGLSHTLDVHNHKFGGILNGIDCEVWNPEVDRYIPYHFNKDDLTGKAKNKKALRERLMLGHGDKPLICYIGRLDDQKGVHLVHHAIYYALSRNAQFVLLGSPTEPAINSWFWHEKMHLNNNPDCHLELGFNEELSHLIYAGADAIVVPSNYEPCGLTQMIGLKYGTVPIVRGVGGLLNTVFDRDYDTEKLPEERNGYVFYQTDASALESAMDRAIGLWYEYPQEFQELVVQGMEYDYSWNHPGQKYLGIYDYIRHK from the coding sequence ATGTACATTGTGCAAATAGCCTCTGAGTGTGCCCCTGTAATTAAAGCTGGAGGCTTGGGCGATGTGGTTTACGGGCTTAGCAGGGAGCTGGGAATTCGCGGTCATGGTGTTGAGATTATTTTGCCCAAGTATGATTGCATGCGCTACGACCACATTTGGGGCTTGCACGATGCGTATCAAAATCTAGTAGTACCTTGGTACGGCGCAGCGATTACCTGCTCGGTACATTGTGGCTGGGTGCATGGGTTGCAATGTTTCTTTATCGATCCCCACTCTAACGATCTGTTCTTCAATCGGGGCTACTACTATGGCGGTCAAGACGATCAAATGCGGTTTGCCTTTTTTAGCAAAGCTGCCCTGGAGTTTCTACTGCAAACTGGCAAGCGTCCCGATATAATTCACTGTCACGATTGGCAAACGGGTTTGATTCCGGTCATGCTCTACGAAATGTACAGATACTATGGCATGGAGAACCAGCGCGTTTGTTACACCATTCATAACTTCAAGCATCAAGGTATTGCTGGGGTTGACGTGCTGTGGGCGACTGGGTTAAACCGCGAACCCTATTACTTCGCTCAAGATCGCCTGGGCGATAACTTCAATCCCTTCGCGCTGAATTTTATGAAGGGTGGTATTGTCTACTCCAACTTTATCAACACGGTTTCGCCTCACCATGCCTGGGAAGCCCGCTATTCCGATGTGGGCTGCGGCCTATCCCATACCTTAGACGTGCATAACCATAAGTTTGGTGGCATCCTCAACGGCATTGACTGCGAAGTCTGGAATCCTGAAGTAGATCGCTACATTCCCTATCACTTCAACAAGGACGATCTAACTGGCAAAGCGAAAAACAAAAAAGCGCTACGCGAGCGGCTAATGTTGGGGCATGGCGATAAGCCTCTGATTTGCTACATCGGTCGCTTAGACGATCAAAAGGGCGTGCATCTCGTGCATCATGCCATCTATTATGCACTCAGTCGGAACGCACAGTTTGTGTTATTAGGTTCCCCTACTGAACCAGCGATTAACTCCTGGTTCTGGCATGAAAAGATGCATTTGAATAATAATCCTGACTGCCATTTAGAATTAGGGTTCAATGAGGAACTATCTCACCTGATCTATGCTGGGGCGGACGCGATCGTCGTTCCCAGTAATTACGAACCTTGCGGTCTCACGCAAATGATCGGCTTGAAATATGGTACCGTGCCAATCGTGCGGGGCGTAGGCGGTTTACTGAATACAGTATTCGATCGCGACTACGATACTGAAAAGCTACCCGAGGAGCGCAATGGCTATGTATTCTATCAAACGGATGCCAGTGCTCTAGAATCGGCAATGGATCGGGCGATCGGTCTGTGGTACGAGTACCCACAAGAATTCCAAGAGCTTGTAGTCCAGGGCATGGAATATGACTACTCTTGGAATCACCCAGGTCAAAAATATTTAGGTATCTATGACTATATCCGCCATAAATAA
- a CDS encoding glycosyltransferase — protein MVLPCFNELRHGYLERILLNLQNQKGDKEIIFAIGSSSDRTEETIRHARPQLEQTGVVKILQSNATNRAQRLNCGIAASTGAVVLLHHPATLLPEGNALVNLQTAMAQSQSLWGGFHHRFDLEHWLLDFTSWYSNHIRTKRRGIVYLDHCIFADRKLLNRVGNVPDRDIFEDTILSDRLRQFGMPVLAKGYVTTSARRFRQRGIYKQALLNQILKLGYYCGIDPKSMNKLYERKVAINNDYDD, from the coding sequence ATTGTTCTACCTTGTTTTAACGAGTTGCGTCACGGTTACCTGGAACGCATTTTGCTTAATCTCCAGAATCAAAAAGGGGATAAGGAAATTATTTTTGCAATCGGGTCTAGCAGCGATCGCACCGAGGAAACCATCCGCCATGCTCGCCCGCAACTGGAACAGACTGGTGTAGTAAAGATTCTGCAATCCAATGCCACCAATCGCGCTCAGCGACTCAATTGCGGCATTGCTGCCAGTACGGGTGCAGTCGTGCTATTGCACCATCCTGCCACCTTACTACCTGAGGGCAATGCCTTGGTAAATTTGCAAACAGCAATGGCTCAGTCACAAAGCCTGTGGGGCGGCTTTCACCATCGCTTCGATCTGGAGCACTGGTTATTGGACTTCACATCCTGGTACTCCAACCACATCCGCACCAAACGCAGGGGAATCGTGTATTTAGATCACTGCATCTTTGCCGATCGCAAATTACTCAATCGGGTAGGTAACGTCCCCGATCGCGATATTTTTGAGGATACGATACTGAGCGATCGCCTGCGACAGTTTGGAATGCCCGTCCTGGCAAAAGGTTATGTCACCACTTCAGCCAGGCGATTTCGACAAAGAGGTATTTACAAGCAAGCACTTTTAAATCAAATCCTCAAACTTGGTTATTATTGCGGCATAGATCCTAAATCAATGAATAAGCTTTACGAGCGCAAAGTAGCGATTAACAACGACTACGATGACTGA
- a CDS encoding ABC transporter permease, translating into MKAIDRKLIRELMQLRGQALAIALVVACGIASFVSMLSAYESLKLSQATYYEQYRFAQVFVQLKRSPESLRTQIEAIPGVSQVQTRVVADVNLDIPGRGEPSTGRLIAIPDRQQPMLNDLYIRQGRYIQSDRRDEVLVHENFAKAHNLQLGDTIGAIINGRWQTLRIVGIALSPEYVYAIQGTGDMFPDNQRFGILWMGRKALGTAFNLDGAFNDVTLSLMPNAIEADVIFHLDRLLKQYGGLGAYGRKDQLSNRFLSEEITQLQGTATFVPSIFLGIAAFLLHILLSRLISTQRDRIAVLKAFGYSNWAIAWHYLKFLLAIVSVGALLGTALGLWFGAAVTHNYARFFSFPVLRYAAGFGIVVGAIFISGGSACLGALAAVRKAVSLPPAEAMRPEPPARFQPTLVERWGFQHVFSPVGRIILRNLERKPIQSALTTLGIALAIAMLVVGRYFTDAMQTMIDMQFRQIQREDVTIVFNEPRPARAQYDVTHLPGVLQAELFRMVPVRLQFEHRTYRTALTGLDAQGELRRLLDRHLKLVYIPMNGVVLTAKLAEILGVSPGDRLTVEVLEGERPIRSIPVAGLVDELIGVSAYMDVRALHQMMRESGTISGAYLSVDDLQLDRLYALLKQTPAVAGVSVRARAIARFEETIAGSLGIFTAVLVAFACIIAFGVVYNAARIALSERDRELATLRVIGFTQAEISVILLGEQALLTIAAIPIGFAIGFGFSALLSLTYNSELYRIPLVVTRSSYAFATIVITIAALISGAIVRRQLAQLDLIAVLKTRE; encoded by the coding sequence ATGAAGGCGATCGATCGCAAACTAATCCGAGAGTTAATGCAGTTGCGCGGGCAAGCGCTGGCGATCGCACTGGTAGTGGCTTGTGGCATTGCCAGTTTTGTCTCGATGTTAAGTGCCTATGAGTCTCTGAAATTATCCCAAGCAACTTACTACGAACAGTATCGATTTGCCCAAGTGTTCGTGCAATTGAAGCGATCGCCGGAGTCATTGAGAACGCAAATTGAGGCAATCCCAGGGGTATCTCAAGTCCAAACGCGCGTGGTTGCAGATGTCAATTTGGATATTCCCGGACGAGGCGAACCATCGACCGGGAGGTTGATTGCAATTCCCGACCGCCAACAACCGATGTTGAACGATCTCTACATTCGGCAGGGACGTTATATTCAGAGCGATCGCCGCGATGAAGTACTGGTACACGAAAACTTTGCTAAGGCGCATAACTTGCAGTTAGGAGATACAATCGGAGCCATAATTAACGGACGGTGGCAAACATTGCGAATTGTCGGGATCGCCTTGTCACCGGAATATGTCTACGCCATTCAGGGAACGGGCGACATGTTCCCAGATAATCAGCGCTTTGGCATTCTCTGGATGGGGCGCAAAGCACTGGGAACGGCGTTTAATCTCGACGGAGCATTTAACGATGTCACGCTGTCTCTGATGCCGAACGCGATCGAAGCCGATGTAATTTTCCATTTGGATCGCCTGTTGAAACAGTATGGAGGATTAGGGGCTTATGGCAGAAAAGACCAGCTTTCCAATCGCTTCCTTTCCGAAGAAATTACGCAACTGCAAGGAACTGCCACCTTTGTGCCTTCAATTTTCCTTGGCATTGCCGCCTTTCTGTTACATATTCTCCTGTCTCGTCTGATTAGCACGCAGCGCGATCGCATTGCGGTGCTCAAAGCCTTTGGCTACAGTAACTGGGCGATCGCCTGGCATTATTTGAAATTTCTGCTGGCGATCGTCTCGGTCGGAGCGCTGCTCGGCACTGCCCTGGGTTTGTGGTTTGGTGCGGCAGTGACGCATAACTATGCCCGATTTTTCTCGTTTCCAGTTCTCCGCTATGCCGCAGGTTTCGGTATCGTAGTCGGTGCCATTTTCATCAGTGGCGGTTCCGCATGCCTGGGCGCGCTCGCAGCAGTCCGCAAAGCTGTCTCCCTGCCACCGGCGGAAGCGATGCGTCCCGAACCTCCAGCTCGGTTTCAACCGACGCTCGTGGAACGCTGGGGCTTTCAGCACGTCTTCTCTCCTGTGGGGCGAATTATTCTTCGCAATCTGGAACGGAAGCCGATCCAATCTGCCTTAACTACGCTGGGCATTGCTCTGGCGATCGCCATGCTGGTGGTCGGTCGCTATTTCACCGATGCCATGCAAACTATGATCGACATGCAGTTTCGCCAGATCCAACGTGAAGACGTAACGATCGTATTTAACGAACCGCGTCCAGCGCGAGCGCAATACGACGTGACTCATTTGCCTGGAGTTTTGCAAGCCGAACTGTTTCGGATGGTGCCGGTGCGCCTCCAGTTCGAACATCGCACCTATCGTACTGCATTAACCGGACTGGATGCCCAGGGCGAGCTGCGACGATTGCTCGATCGCCATCTCAAACTCGTCTACATCCCGATGAATGGGGTGGTGCTGACGGCAAAACTGGCTGAAATTCTCGGGGTGAGTCCGGGCGATCGCCTGACGGTCGAAGTCCTGGAAGGAGAGCGACCCATCCGTTCGATCCCCGTGGCTGGGCTAGTTGACGAACTGATTGGCGTTTCGGCTTACATGGACGTTCGTGCCCTGCACCAAATGATGCGCGAAAGCGGTACGATTTCCGGTGCCTACCTCTCAGTCGATGACCTCCAACTCGATCGCCTGTACGCCTTACTCAAACAGACCCCAGCCGTTGCCGGGGTTTCGGTGCGAGCCAGAGCGATCGCTCGGTTTGAAGAAACGATCGCGGGCAGTTTGGGCATCTTCACCGCCGTTCTGGTCGCATTTGCTTGTATTATTGCCTTTGGAGTCGTGTACAATGCCGCTCGCATTGCTTTATCCGAGCGCGATCGAGAACTGGCAACGCTGCGAGTCATCGGTTTTACGCAAGCAGAGATCTCCGTCATTCTGTTAGGGGAACAAGCTCTATTAACGATCGCGGCAATTCCAATCGGATTTGCAATTGGATTTGGCTTCTCTGCTTTATTATCGCTCACCTACAACTCCGAACTCTATCGCATTCCCTTAGTCGTGACGCGATCGTCCTATGCGTTTGCCACAATTGTGATAACGATCGCCGCTCTGATCTCAGGCGCGATCGTGCGCCGCCAACTGGCTCAACTCGATCTAATCGCCGTTCTCAAAACGAGAGAGTGA
- a CDS encoding efflux RND transporter periplasmic adaptor subunit, whose protein sequence is MKHLPKSPQPPSESLDRALNNKREPDRAMPDRDKPTAKRSLKKWVYVILGVGVGLALVWAFRPTPIAVDTARVERGDLQVAVNAEGKTRVRDRYTISADVAGQLERIQLKEGDPVRSGAIVARIEPLPLDASVRQTLAQLAQWRAEREGVATQRPKTASLEQAQSRIRAAIATQQQAEAKVVATQAALEQAQRDLQRIRDLAAGGAISRQDRENAELNATTKAKERDAAILAARTAASEVDVAQAELKVLQLKQSDPDYLLKVYDARIASVSAELARLQADAKRTEVRSPVSGRVLKIRQQSAQYVTAGTPLLELADPGKLELVIDVLSSDALKIKHGNTILVNPGADTPLLRAKVRLIEPSAFTKVSALGVEEQRVNIIGDFVDASRLGDAYRVDVQIVVWQGKSVLQVPLSAIFRCQRTNWCVFTVQDGKAISQTVAIGQRSDLAAEILQGLQPGEIVVLHPTEQIQSGTPVKPR, encoded by the coding sequence ATGAAACATTTACCCAAATCTCCCCAACCCCCATCAGAATCGCTCGATCGCGCGCTCAATAATAAACGGGAACCGGATCGAGCGATGCCCGATCGCGACAAACCGACCGCCAAACGCTCCCTGAAAAAGTGGGTGTATGTCATTCTAGGGGTTGGGGTTGGCCTCGCTCTAGTTTGGGCGTTTCGTCCCACTCCCATTGCTGTCGATACGGCCAGGGTAGAACGCGGCGACCTGCAAGTGGCGGTCAATGCGGAGGGCAAAACCCGCGTCCGCGATCGCTATACGATCTCCGCTGATGTGGCGGGTCAGTTGGAACGCATCCAACTTAAGGAAGGCGATCCGGTGCGCTCGGGCGCGATCGTAGCTCGCATCGAACCCTTACCCCTCGACGCATCGGTACGACAAACCCTGGCTCAGTTGGCGCAATGGCGAGCCGAACGCGAAGGGGTTGCCACCCAACGCCCCAAAACAGCTAGCTTAGAGCAGGCCCAAAGCCGGATTCGCGCCGCGATCGCTACTCAACAACAAGCAGAAGCAAAAGTTGTAGCTACTCAAGCTGCCCTGGAACAAGCGCAGCGCGATCTGCAACGCATCCGAGATTTAGCAGCAGGGGGGGCGATCTCTCGCCAGGATCGGGAAAATGCAGAACTCAACGCCACCACTAAAGCCAAAGAACGAGATGCTGCCATCCTCGCGGCCAGAACAGCCGCGTCCGAAGTAGACGTAGCGCAAGCCGAACTCAAAGTTCTCCAACTCAAGCAAAGCGACCCCGATTATTTACTCAAGGTCTACGATGCTCGCATAGCTAGCGTTTCAGCCGAGTTAGCCAGATTGCAAGCGGATGCCAAGCGGACAGAAGTGCGATCGCCCGTCAGCGGACGAGTTCTGAAAATTCGGCAGCAGAGCGCTCAATATGTCACGGCAGGTACTCCCCTTCTGGAACTCGCCGATCCTGGCAAATTGGAATTGGTAATTGATGTCCTGTCGAGCGATGCCTTGAAGATTAAGCACGGTAACACGATTCTGGTGAATCCGGGGGCAGATACCCCTCTTTTACGTGCCAAAGTACGCTTAATCGAACCGTCAGCATTCACGAAGGTATCGGCGCTAGGGGTGGAAGAGCAACGAGTGAATATAATTGGCGACTTTGTCGATGCATCGCGGTTGGGAGATGCCTATCGCGTTGACGTTCAGATCGTCGTGTGGCAAGGAAAATCTGTCTTACAGGTGCCCTTGAGCGCCATCTTTCGATGCCAGCGCACAAACTGGTGCGTTTTTACAGTTCAGGATGGCAAAGCTATATCTCAAACCGTGGCGATCGGGCAACGGAGCGATTTAGCCGCAGAAATCCTCCAGGGTCTCCAACCTGGAGAAATAGTCGTACTGCACCCAACTGAACAGATTCAGTCAGGCACTCCGGTCAAGCCACGCTAA